One segment of Segatella copri DNA contains the following:
- a CDS encoding helix-turn-helix domain-containing protein, which produces MEVVTMEKKAFDLMMARYDALVKKVELLKHKANGKRLNKWLTGHEVCQQLRISQRTLQKLRDRRFLGHTQIGRQFYYCPEEVKAIVPLIARIKSV; this is translated from the coding sequence ATGGAAGTAGTAACAATGGAAAAGAAGGCATTCGACTTGATGATGGCAAGATACGATGCCTTGGTAAAGAAAGTTGAGTTGCTGAAGCATAAGGCTAACGGCAAGCGTCTGAACAAATGGCTTACAGGTCATGAGGTCTGCCAGCAACTTCGCATCAGCCAGCGCACCTTACAAAAACTTCGTGACCGCCGTTTCTTGGGGCATACCCAGATAGGTCGCCAATTCTATTACTGTCCCGAAGAGGTCAAAGCCATCGTTCCGCTTATCGCCAGAATCAAATCGGTATAG
- a CDS encoding helix-turn-helix domain-containing protein produces MEVITMESPAFKMLTEQIADVAKLVALIYSNARENTKRRSMELVLTSSDAARILGISKRTLQRLRSTNSIEYFMVRGQCRYSINAVQKLIEERTIAKET; encoded by the coding sequence ATGGAAGTAATAACAATGGAAAGTCCAGCCTTTAAGATGCTGACAGAACAGATTGCCGACGTGGCAAAGTTGGTAGCTCTCATATATTCCAATGCGAGAGAAAATACCAAAAGAAGAAGCATGGAACTTGTGCTGACAAGCAGTGATGCAGCAAGAATACTTGGGATAAGCAAGCGAACCCTGCAGCGCTTGCGCTCTACCAACAGCATCGAGTACTTCATGGTGCGCGGACAATGCAGATATAGCATCAACGCTGTACAGAAATTGATTGAGGAACGAACCATTGCCAAGGAGACATGA
- a CDS encoding helix-turn-helix domain-containing protein, with protein sequence MEDGTLRRLELYLHDLHKKIDGIYDMLMLRHERSGEDKGCSGINEKLLDNQDLCLLFQISPRSLQRYRSLGVLPYKRLGQKTYYTEEDVKQFIKNNVKDFNQENVEHYMTRIHQKFK encoded by the coding sequence ATGGAAGATGGAACATTGAGACGATTGGAATTATATCTGCATGACCTGCACAAGAAGATTGACGGCATCTATGACATGCTGATGTTGAGACATGAGCGAAGCGGAGAGGACAAGGGATGCTCTGGCATCAACGAGAAATTGCTCGACAACCAGGATCTCTGTCTTTTGTTTCAAATTTCTCCCCGTTCCCTGCAACGCTACCGCAGTCTGGGAGTGCTTCCCTACAAGCGGCTGGGACAGAAGACCTACTACACGGAGGAAGACGTGAAGCAATTTATCAAGAACAACGTGAAGGATTTCAATCAGGAGAATGTAGAGCATTATATGACTCGCATTCACCAAAAATTCAAATAA